One genomic segment of Mycolicibacterium psychrotolerans includes these proteins:
- a CDS encoding IS3 family transposase (programmed frameshift) codes for MPRQYSPEFRDRALRMLDTTMEASEVSEFEAIKSVSSKLGISEESLRRWRRKAQVDAGERPGTSSSEHAEIRRLKREVADLRRANEILKSASAFFRSGARPPRDEMIAYIDAHRDQFGVELICRILRAAIPGFLTSRGYRAARTRPPSDREIRDEQLIADLRVVHRQNYSVYGVKKMHQAMKRRGWHLGREQTRRLMRMAGLRGVQRGKPVFTTVTDPAAARPADLVNRQFKAPAPNRLWVADITFVRTWQGFCYTAFVTDACTKKIAGWAVSATMRTHDLPLQAFNHAVWQSNTDLSELIHHSDRGSQYLSLTYTDRLAELGIAPSVGSRGDSYDNALAEAVNAAYKTELISRAKPWRCVDDVELSTAAWVAWYNQERLHEALGYVPPAEYEAALTGASYPASQPTPALATE; via the exons ATGCCCCGTCAGTATTCGCCGGAGTTTCGCGATCGTGCGTTACGGATGTTGGACACCACGATGGAGGCCTCGGAAGTATCGGAGTTCGAGGCGATTAAGTCTGTGTCGAGCAAACTCGGCATCTCTGAAGAGTCGCTGCGTCGATGGCGGCGCAAGGCTCAAGTCGATGCCGGGGAACGACCCGGGACGTCCAGCTCCGAGCACGCCGAGATCCGCCGCCTCAAGCGAGAAGTTGCCGACTTACGCAGAGCCAACGAGATTCTGAAGTCTGCGTCTGCGTTTT TTCGCAGCGGAGCTCGACCGCCCCGCGACGAAATGATCGCCTACATCGATGCACATCGCGATCAGTTCGGGGTCGAGCTCATCTGTCGTATCTTGCGGGCAGCAATCCCGGGATTCCTCACCTCCCGGGGCTACCGAGCCGCCAGGACCCGCCCGCCCTCAGATCGCGAAATCCGCGACGAACAGCTGATCGCGGACCTGCGTGTGGTGCACCGGCAGAACTACTCGGTGTACGGGGTCAAGAAGATGCATCAGGCCATGAAACGTCGCGGCTGGCACCTAGGCCGCGAACAGACCCGACGCTTGATGCGCATGGCCGGCCTGCGCGGTGTGCAGCGCGGAAAGCCGGTGTTCACCACCGTCACCGACCCCGCTGCCGCCCGGCCCGCTGACCTGGTCAACCGTCAATTCAAGGCCCCGGCACCCAACCGGTTGTGGGTCGCCGACATCACCTTCGTACGCACCTGGCAGGGATTCTGTTACACCGCCTTCGTGACCGATGCCTGCACCAAGAAGATCGCCGGCTGGGCCGTCTCGGCCACGATGCGTACACACGACCTGCCGCTTCAAGCATTCAATCATGCCGTGTGGCAGTCGAATACCGATCTATCCGAGTTGATTCATCATTCCGACCGCGGATCGCAGTACTTATCGCTGACCTATACCGACCGACTGGCCGAACTCGGCATCGCACCCTCGGTCGGGTCCCGCGGCGATAGTTATGACAACGCCCTCGCCGAAGCCGTCAATGCCGCCTACAAGACCGAACTGATCAGCCGCGCTAAACCATGGCGGTGCGTGGACGACGTCGAGCTCTCGACTGCCGCATGGGTGGCCTGGTACAACCAGGAACGCCTGCACGAAGCCCTCGGCTACGTTCCACCAGCCGAGTACGAGGCCGCCCTCACCGGCGCCTCATACCCCGCGAGCCAGCCAACCCCGGCCCTCGCAACCGAGTAG